One Chitinophaga sp. H8 DNA window includes the following coding sequences:
- the traN gene encoding conjugative transposon protein TraN: MKAIFKSLLAMACLIAFTANTNAQQVASNTSKLSMGKVEPYEMQVTYNKTSHLIFPAAIRYVDLGSEYLIAGKADDAENVLRIKATVKDFKEETNFSVITDDGRFYNFNVFYSAYPTTLNYDLLTMQKASDRENGNDVLFEELGSNSPSLAGLLMETIYKKDKRIVKHIASKSYGVQFLLKGIYVHNGKFYFHTELRNTSNVPFAIDFVNFKVVDKKVAKRTVVQEKPMTPLRMYKPLTEIAGNTTDQNVFLLDQFTITDDKVLVIEIFEKNGGRQQALQVENSDLVHAKLVNAMHLKIK, encoded by the coding sequence ATGAAAGCAATATTTAAAAGTCTTTTGGCAATGGCTTGTTTAATAGCCTTTACTGCCAATACCAATGCGCAGCAGGTTGCATCTAATACAAGCAAATTAAGCATGGGTAAAGTAGAACCTTACGAAATGCAGGTAACGTACAATAAGACCTCCCATTTGATTTTTCCGGCAGCCATCCGGTATGTGGATTTGGGCAGTGAATACCTGATTGCAGGTAAGGCAGATGATGCCGAAAACGTGCTGCGTATAAAGGCTACCGTTAAAGATTTTAAAGAAGAAACCAATTTTTCTGTAATTACCGATGATGGTCGTTTCTACAACTTCAATGTTTTTTACAGTGCTTATCCAACCACCCTGAATTATGATTTACTGACGATGCAAAAAGCATCAGACAGGGAAAACGGTAACGATGTGCTGTTTGAGGAATTGGGGAGCAATTCGCCATCGCTGGCCGGGTTGCTCATGGAAACCATTTATAAAAAGGACAAAAGGATTGTAAAGCATATAGCCTCCAAAAGTTACGGCGTACAGTTTCTACTGAAAGGCATCTATGTACACAACGGCAAATTTTATTTTCATACAGAGTTGCGCAATACAAGCAACGTTCCGTTTGCTATTGACTTTGTGAATTTCAAAGTAGTAGATAAGAAAGTGGCGAAGCGTACCGTAGTGCAGGAAAAGCCAATGACCCCGTTGCGTATGTATAAACCGCTTACCGAAATTGCGGGCAATACGACTGACCAAAACGTCTTCCTACTCGACCAGTTCACCATTACCGATGATAAGGTATTGGTAATTGAAATCTTTGAAAAGAATGGCGGCAGGCAGCAAGCCTTACAGGTCGAAAATTCCGACCTCGTACACGCCAAGCTGGTAAACGCTATGCACCTAAAGATTAAGTAA
- the traM gene encoding conjugative transposon protein TraM yields MKDNENKKVSILVEDDDLNNQQDAPKDGAQNKAEKLKKPIIFVLMGVVFLGCMYLIFKPSSDKKKAVDIGLNDAVPQATDAGMQSDKQKAYEQEMLEQKEQEKRNALMSLSDYWSEDSAADKKAANPDEVNEDGSAYGGGMPAKGNPALSSYRNAQSTLGSFYDNNDYQTQELRKQVDELKEKLAEKDVPATTTVQDQMALMEKSYQMAAKYLPTNTVPQSNKVDTTVPVKGGGTQKEHFVAFSPVRKTAVSALYREPTDSAFLANWNETRNRGFYTAGTSKQVQQPKNSIRAIVQETQTVTDESGVRLRLMETAKTPGRTIPAGTVLTANAKFAGGRLQLKITSIEFEGNIIPMEITVYDLDGQQGLYVPYSPEVNALTEIASNMSQTSGTSIMMTRSAGQQAAGDLSRGVVQGISGYFSKKLRTPKVTVKAGHQLFLVSKN; encoded by the coding sequence ATGAAAGATAATGAAAACAAAAAAGTGAGTATTCTGGTCGAAGATGACGACCTGAATAACCAGCAGGATGCACCGAAAGACGGTGCGCAGAACAAAGCCGAAAAGCTAAAAAAGCCAATCATTTTTGTCCTTATGGGCGTGGTATTTCTCGGCTGTATGTATTTAATCTTCAAACCATCTTCCGACAAGAAAAAGGCGGTAGATATAGGTTTGAATGATGCCGTACCACAGGCTACCGATGCCGGAATGCAATCGGATAAGCAAAAAGCGTATGAACAGGAAATGCTGGAACAGAAAGAACAGGAAAAACGCAATGCGCTTATGTCCCTTTCCGATTACTGGAGCGAAGACAGTGCCGCCGACAAGAAAGCTGCTAATCCGGATGAGGTTAACGAAGACGGATCTGCTTACGGAGGTGGTATGCCTGCTAAGGGCAATCCGGCTTTGAGCAGTTATCGCAATGCCCAAAGTACTTTAGGTTCATTTTACGACAACAACGATTATCAAACGCAGGAACTCCGCAAACAGGTTGATGAACTGAAAGAGAAACTGGCGGAAAAGGATGTACCCGCTACAACGACCGTGCAAGACCAAATGGCATTGATGGAGAAGTCGTACCAAATGGCGGCAAAGTACTTGCCAACAAATACAGTTCCACAATCCAATAAAGTAGATACAACGGTTCCGGTAAAGGGTGGCGGTACGCAAAAAGAACATTTTGTAGCGTTCTCACCTGTGAGGAAAACTGCGGTGTCTGCATTGTACCGTGAGCCGACAGACAGTGCTTTTCTTGCCAACTGGAACGAAACCCGTAACAGGGGATTTTATACAGCCGGAACCAGTAAGCAGGTACAGCAGCCCAAAAACAGCATCAGGGCGATAGTACAGGAAACGCAGACTGTAACCGATGAAAGTGGTGTGCGCTTGCGTTTGATGGAAACTGCGAAAACGCCCGGTCGTACTATTCCGGCGGGAACGGTGCTAACAGCAAATGCAAAGTTTGCAGGCGGTAGGTTACAGTTGAAAATAACGTCCATTGAATTTGAGGGCAATATTATCCCTATGGAAATAACCGTGTACGATTTGGACGGACAACAAGGCTTATATGTGCCTTATTCGCCTGAAGTAAATGCCTTAACGGAAATAGCCTCCAACATGAGCCAGACGTCCGGCACGTCCATTATGATGACCCGCTCTGCAGGGCAGCAGGCGGCAGGCGACCTTTCCCGTGGCGTGGTGCAGGGTATATCGGGCTACTTCTCTAAAAAACTAAGAACACCGAAAGTTACCGTTAAAGCCGGTCATCAACTTTTCCTTGTTTCAAAAAACTAA
- the traK gene encoding conjugative transposon protein TraK produces the protein MEFKTLRNIENSFRQIRLYAIVFAILCIAVVGYALWQSYRFAELQRQKIYVLDNGKSLMLALSQDASINRPVEAREHVRRFHELFFTLAPDKNAIESNMKRAFNLADKSAFDYYKDLSEKGYYNRIISGNVQQRIEVDSVVCNFDTYPYAVRTYAKQFIIRSSNVTRRSLVTSCYLVNSVRSDNNPQGFNIEKFAVLENKDMEVIER, from the coding sequence ATGGAATTTAAAACATTAAGAAACATCGAAAACAGTTTTAGACAGATAAGACTGTACGCTATTGTTTTTGCCATTCTCTGCATTGCAGTGGTAGGATATGCCCTTTGGCAGTCCTACCGCTTTGCGGAGTTACAAAGACAAAAGATTTATGTATTGGATAACGGCAAATCATTGATGCTTGCTTTATCACAGGATGCCAGCATTAACCGACCAGTGGAAGCCCGTGAACACGTTAGGCGTTTCCATGAATTGTTTTTTACGCTCGCACCCGATAAGAATGCTATCGAAAGCAATATGAAGCGGGCTTTTAATCTCGCAGATAAATCGGCTTTTGATTACTACAAAGACCTTTCGGAAAAGGGCTATTACAACCGTATCATTTCGGGCAACGTACAACAGCGCATCGAAGTAGATAGTGTCGTCTGCAATTTCGATACCTATCCTTATGCGGTTCGTACCTACGCCAAGCAATTCATCATCCGTTCAAGCAATGTAACCAGGCGCAGCCTTGTTACCTCTTGCTACCTCGTGAACTCCGTCCGTTCGGACAACAATCCGCAGGGCTTCAACATCGAAAAATTTGCCGTGCTGGAAAACAAAGACATGGAGGTTATCGAACGCTAA
- a CDS encoding DUF3872 domain-containing protein, with protein sequence MKRFLNRNKFLWLLLLVFTSAAVLSSCNKEELDIQQNYPFEVKVMPVPGDVANGQTVEIRFTIERSGNFNDAKYFIRYFQYDGQGALRYYSEPPYMPNDLYQLPATQFRLYYTSQSAVSQSFDVWISDNFGNEKQISFQFNNKD encoded by the coding sequence ATGAAACGATTTTTGAATAGAAATAAATTTTTGTGGCTGCTTCTCCTGGTCTTTACAAGTGCCGCAGTGTTATCGTCCTGTAATAAGGAGGAACTCGACATACAGCAGAACTATCCGTTTGAGGTCAAAGTGATGCCAGTTCCGGGAGATGTGGCAAACGGGCAGACTGTTGAAATAAGGTTTACCATTGAACGGAGTGGTAATTTCAACGATGCAAAATACTTTATCCGCTATTTCCAATATGACGGGCAAGGCGCATTGCGATATTACAGCGAACCGCCGTATATGCCTAATGATTTGTACCAATTGCCAGCGACACAGTTCCGGCTGTATTACACCTCACAATCTGCCGTATCGCAGTCGTTTGATGTATGGATAAGCGACAATTTCGGGAACGAAAAGCAGATAAGTTTTCAATTTAATAATAAAGACTAA
- a CDS encoding Crp/Fnr family transcriptional regulator — MSDLQQITEFKSSPELVEQLYKHSIQKTYKAGDIILNENAHIRSIPIVAKGTLKVIRTEEDGKEILLYYIKAGESCIMSFLGGLHNEISKVRAEVEEDAEILFLPVDKVSLFIKEYPQWLDYIFRLYHKRFEELLEIVNAISFKKVDERMLNLLDKKVALTGNKTLNITHEQVASELGTARAVVSRLLKQLEENGKVKLGRNKITLM, encoded by the coding sequence ATGAGTGATTTGCAACAGATAACAGAATTTAAGTCATCGCCTGAATTAGTGGAGCAACTGTATAAGCACAGTATACAAAAGACTTATAAAGCGGGTGATATTATTTTAAACGAAAATGCACACATTCGTTCTATTCCGATTGTAGCGAAAGGAACTTTAAAAGTGATCCGAACAGAAGAAGATGGAAAAGAAATTTTGCTGTACTATATTAAAGCGGGTGAAAGTTGTATTATGTCTTTTTTGGGTGGACTGCACAACGAAATAAGCAAAGTAAGAGCCGAGGTGGAAGAAGATGCTGAAATTCTGTTTTTGCCTGTTGATAAAGTATCATTATTTATCAAAGAATATCCCCAATGGTTGGATTATATTTTCCGTTTATACCACAAACGGTTTGAAGAGTTATTGGAAATCGTAAATGCCATTTCCTTTAAAAAAGTGGACGAAAGAATGCTGAATTTGCTGGATAAAAAAGTAGCACTTACAGGAAACAAAACACTGAACATTACCCACGAACAAGTAGCCTCCGAATTGGGAACAGCAAGAGCAGTTGTTTCCCGCCTGCTAAAACAGTTGGAAGAAAACGGAAAAGTAAAATTGGGCAGAAACAAAATAACCCTTATGTGA
- a CDS encoding rhodanese-like domain-containing protein, translated as MFGIFKNMFSSTDNTQLSEAIKEGAFLVDVRTPAEFSTGSVKGAVNIPLDKVQSQLSKFKNKKSIIVFCRSGNRSSQSKSILERKGIQNVINGGTWHNVNNLVNNK; from the coding sequence ATGTTTGGAATTTTCAAAAATATGTTCTCGTCAACAGACAATACCCAACTATCAGAAGCGATAAAAGAAGGTGCTTTTTTAGTGGATGTTCGCACACCTGCCGAATTTTCGACAGGTAGTGTAAAAGGTGCGGTAAACATACCGCTGGATAAAGTTCAAAGTCAGTTATCCAAATTCAAAAACAAAAAAAGCATCATTGTATTTTGCCGTAGCGGAAACCGCAGCAGCCAGTCAAAAAGTATTCTGGAAAGAAAAGGCATTCAAAATGTAATCAATGGCGGAACCTGGCACAACGTAAATAACTTAGTAAACAACAAATAG
- the traJ gene encoding conjugative transposon protein TraJ yields MEWNNLHEMLRSLYDEMMPLTADMAAIAKGIAGLGALFYVALKVWQALSRAEPIDVFPLLRPFAIGLCIMFFPTMVLGTINAVMSPVVKGTHSMLEGQVLDLNKLQQQKDQLEREAMLRNPETAYLVSDEEFDKKLDELGWSPSDLATMTGMYLDRQAYKMEKAIKEWFRDLLEILFQAAALVIDTIRTFFLIVLSILGPIAFAISVWDGFQSTLTQWLTRYISVYLWLPISDMFSSILAKIQSLILERDIEMLADPTYIPDTSNTVYIIFMLIGIVGYFTIPTVAGWVIQAGGAGNFMRNVNSTAAKTGNLAGAGTGAAVGNIGGRLLNKN; encoded by the coding sequence ATGGAATGGAATAACCTTCACGAAATGCTGCGCAGCCTGTACGATGAAATGATGCCATTGACGGCAGACATGGCTGCAATAGCCAAAGGAATTGCCGGATTGGGCGCACTGTTCTACGTTGCGCTGAAAGTGTGGCAGGCGTTGAGCCGGGCAGAACCCATAGACGTGTTCCCTTTGCTCCGTCCGTTCGCCATCGGGCTTTGCATTATGTTTTTTCCCACGATGGTTTTAGGAACCATCAATGCGGTAATGTCTCCCGTAGTAAAAGGCACGCACTCCATGCTCGAAGGGCAGGTACTTGACCTGAACAAGCTACAACAGCAAAAAGACCAGTTGGAGCGGGAAGCCATGCTTCGCAATCCCGAAACCGCTTACCTCGTAAGCGACGAGGAATTTGATAAGAAGCTGGACGAATTGGGCTGGTCGCCGTCCGATTTGGCTACCATGACGGGAATGTATCTCGACAGGCAAGCCTATAAAATGGAGAAAGCCATAAAGGAGTGGTTTCGTGACCTGCTGGAGATACTCTTTCAGGCAGCGGCATTGGTCATAGATACGATACGGACGTTCTTCCTCATCGTACTGTCTATATTGGGGCCGATAGCCTTTGCGATAAGCGTTTGGGACGGTTTTCAGTCCACGCTCACGCAATGGCTAACCCGATATATCAGCGTTTATCTGTGGCTGCCCATATCCGATATGTTCAGTTCCATACTGGCGAAAATACAATCGCTCATACTGGAGCGGGATATTGAAATGCTGGCAGACCCTACTTACATCCCCGATACTTCCAATACCGTGTATATCATTTTTATGCTGATAGGCATAGTGGGCTACTTCACTATCCCAACGGTGGCGGGCTGGGTAATACAGGCAGGCGGTGCAGGAAACTTTATGCGTAACGTAAACTCTACGGCTGCAAAAACAGGAAATCTTGCCGGAGCCGGAACGGGAGCCGCAGTGGGCAACATTGGCGGCAGGCTATTGAACAAAAATTAA
- a CDS encoding response regulator: MNSNEKAIRIAIIDNNEHLGYTSINQLENAGYIVQFQVSDSEKALMKIDEDGELPDVCIVEEDFAAAKLLLEKHPDLKLLISSTDDAEESVRTMLKAGVSGYILKFADPDEIITAVKALSKDRKYVSVGISEIAAEYFSSHSL, encoded by the coding sequence ATGAACAGTAATGAAAAAGCAATTCGCATAGCCATTATAGATAACAACGAACATCTGGGATATACTTCCATAAATCAACTTGAAAATGCTGGCTATATTGTACAATTTCAAGTGAGTGACAGCGAAAAAGCATTAATGAAAATAGATGAAGACGGCGAGCTGCCCGATGTGTGCATCGTCGAAGAAGATTTTGCGGCAGCAAAATTGTTACTCGAAAAACATCCCGATTTAAAGCTATTAATATCAAGTACCGATGATGCAGAGGAAAGTGTTAGAACTATGCTGAAAGCTGGTGTATCGGGCTATATATTGAAATTCGCCGACCCTGATGAGATAATAACCGCCGTAAAAGCATTGAGCAAAGACAGGAAATATGTCAGTGTTGGAATTAGTGAAATAGCAGCAGAATATTTTAGCAGTCACAGCTTATAA
- a CDS encoding nitrogen regulatory IIA protein, translating into MKKLRTKISKWFDRLDDRWRELPIKKQHRYTLLLFAGYVLLSIIVIAKVCYDVGASDSKLKIEHIENPLIKQNKSPVSPQDSISKILKNKMYER; encoded by the coding sequence ATGAAAAAGTTACGAACAAAAATCAGCAAGTGGTTTGACAGGCTCGATGACAGGTGGCGGGAGTTGCCCATAAAAAAACAGCACCGCTATACGCTATTGCTTTTCGCTGGCTATGTGTTGTTGTCCATTATAGTAATAGCAAAAGTCTGCTATGATGTTGGCGCAAGCGATAGCAAGCTGAAAATAGAGCATATCGAAAACCCGCTTATCAAACAAAACAAGTCCCCGGTATCGCCGCAGGACAGTATTTCAAAAATCCTAAAAAATAAGATGTATGAAAGATAA
- a CDS encoding MBL fold metallo-hydrolase translates to MKIEQIYTGCLAQGAYYITSNGEAAIIDPLRETQPYLDRLEKDDVKLKYIFETHFHADFVSGHVDLSKKTNASIVYGPTAKPEFEAIVAEDNQIFELGNVKIKVLHTPGHTMESSCFLLIDENGNETALFSGDTLFLGDVGRPDLAQKAANLTQEELAGLLYDSLYHKILPLSDDITVYPAHGAGSACGKNMMKETVDSLGNQKSINYALNQPDKESFIKAVTDGLLPPPAYFGMNVAMNKKGYDSFEEVLSHGMKALSAEEFEAAAENTGALILDTRSDKDFAKGFIPKSINIGLKGDFAPWVGAMIVDVKQPILLVTDNGTEEEAVTRLSRVGFDNVLGHLKDGFETWIKAAKETDIINRITADQFSKDYYDNSKVIDVRKESEYTAEHVEDAYSKPLAYINDWVKELNPKEHFYLHCAGGYRSMIAASILQARGYRNFTEVEGGFNAIAQTSIPKTDFVCQSKMLS, encoded by the coding sequence ATGAAAATAGAACAAATTTATACAGGCTGCCTGGCACAAGGTGCATATTATATTACTTCCAATGGTGAAGCTGCCATTATTGACCCATTACGTGAAACGCAACCGTATTTAGACCGTTTGGAAAAAGATGATGTGAAGCTCAAATACATTTTTGAAACGCATTTTCACGCTGATTTTGTAAGCGGACACGTTGATCTGAGTAAAAAAACAAATGCATCAATTGTTTACGGGCCTACGGCAAAGCCAGAGTTTGAAGCCATCGTAGCAGAAGACAATCAGATTTTTGAATTGGGCAACGTGAAAATTAAAGTATTGCATACCCCGGGGCATACAATGGAAAGCTCCTGTTTTTTGTTGATTGACGAAAATGGCAATGAAACAGCATTGTTTAGTGGCGATACACTTTTTCTTGGCGATGTAGGCAGACCGGATCTGGCACAAAAGGCGGCAAACCTCACACAGGAAGAATTGGCAGGTTTGCTTTATGACAGTTTGTATCATAAGATTTTACCACTATCGGATGATATCACTGTTTATCCGGCACACGGTGCAGGTTCGGCTTGCGGAAAAAATATGATGAAAGAAACGGTTGATAGCCTTGGTAATCAGAAAAGTATCAACTATGCGCTAAACCAGCCGGATAAAGAAAGTTTTATCAAAGCCGTTACTGATGGATTATTACCACCACCTGCTTATTTCGGTATGAACGTAGCCATGAATAAAAAAGGTTATGACAGTTTTGAAGAAGTGTTGAGCCACGGAATGAAAGCACTCTCGGCAGAAGAATTTGAAGCGGCGGCAGAAAATACAGGAGCATTGATTTTAGACACACGAAGCGATAAGGATTTTGCCAAAGGCTTTATTCCGAAATCTATCAATATAGGTTTGAAAGGCGATTTTGCACCTTGGGTGGGTGCGATGATTGTTGACGTGAAACAACCGATTTTGTTGGTTACCGACAACGGTACGGAAGAAGAAGCCGTAACACGATTGAGCCGTGTTGGTTTTGACAATGTACTGGGACATTTAAAAGATGGTTTTGAAACCTGGATAAAAGCAGCAAAAGAAACTGACATCATAAATCGGATTACGGCCGACCAATTTTCAAAAGATTATTATGACAACAGCAAGGTCATTGATGTTCGCAAAGAAAGCGAATATACGGCAGAGCACGTTGAAGATGCTTACAGCAAACCATTGGCATATATCAATGATTGGGTTAAAGAACTCAACCCGAAAGAGCATTTTTACCTGCATTGTGCAGGCGGCTACCGCAGTATGATAGCTGCGAGTATTTTACAGGCAAGAGGATACAGAAACTTTACGGAAGTAGAGGGTGGTTTTAACGCCATTGCACAGACCAGTATTCCTAAAACCGATTTTGTATGTCAAAGTAAAATGTTGAGCTAA
- a CDS encoding conjugal transfer protein TraO, producing the protein MTKYIFAVMLAVLSITATQAQRMTPGQKGLEVNAGLLSKKVKDNYFLNLTLTVNSRAGNYWIWGAEYTHQFADYRTVQIPLETYTGEMGYSLQLLGDARKTTNLNAGLTAVAGYETINRSDATLYDGSKVLDKDNFIYGAGGRLSLETYLSDRFVLLLQGRTKVLWGTDLKQFRPSAGIGLRFNF; encoded by the coding sequence ATGACAAAATACATTTTTGCTGTAATGCTTGCGGTGTTGAGCATTACAGCAACGCAAGCACAACGAATGACACCCGGACAAAAAGGACTGGAAGTAAACGCCGGATTGTTATCTAAGAAAGTAAAGGATAATTACTTTTTGAATTTGACCCTTACTGTAAATAGCAGAGCTGGAAACTATTGGATTTGGGGTGCAGAATATACCCACCAATTTGCCGATTACAGGACTGTACAAATACCTCTTGAAACCTATACGGGTGAAATGGGGTACAGCCTCCAGCTTTTAGGCGATGCAAGAAAGACTACAAACCTTAATGCGGGGCTTACTGCTGTTGCCGGGTACGAAACCATTAACCGGAGTGATGCAACGCTCTATGATGGCTCTAAAGTCCTCGACAAAGACAATTTTATTTACGGAGCCGGAGGGCGTTTGTCTTTGGAAACATACCTGTCCGACAGGTTTGTGCTGCTCCTGCAAGGTCGTACCAAAGTATTATGGGGTACAGATTTAAAACAGTTCCGCCCATCAGCAGGCATTGGGCTAAGGTTTAACTTTTAA
- a CDS encoding YgaP family membrane protein, which yields MKKNMGTIDKAIRILIAIVIGVLYFTNTISGIMAIILGILAIAFVLTSFMSFCPLYLPFGINTLKKKEK from the coding sequence ATGAAAAAGAATATGGGAACAATAGACAAAGCAATTCGCATACTCATTGCGATTGTGATAGGTGTTTTATATTTCACAAATACCATTTCCGGTATAATGGCAATCATCTTGGGTATTTTAGCCATAGCATTTGTGCTTACTTCATTTATGAGCTTTTGCCCTTTATACCTGCCGTTTGGCATCAATACCCTTAAAAAGAAAGAGAAATGA
- a CDS encoding DUF6132 family protein, which translates to MKKFAKNNLLTIVGVFAGALAGYLYWKTVGCNSGQCAITSNPINSSLYGSVMGGLLFSMFQKSRKKTA; encoded by the coding sequence ATGAAGAAGTTCGCTAAAAATAATCTGCTCACAATAGTTGGCGTATTTGCAGGGGCATTGGCAGGTTATCTCTATTGGAAAACGGTCGGTTGCAATTCGGGGCAATGTGCTATTACTTCAAATCCTATTAACAGTAGCTTATACGGTTCAGTTATGGGTGGCCTTCTATTCTCAATGTTTCAAAAAAGCAGAAAAAAAACAGCATGA
- the trxA gene encoding thioredoxin, giving the protein MTFQEIINQDKPVLVDFFATWCGPCKMMSPILEDVKQRVGENANIIKIDVDKNPQAASAYQVRGVPTLILFKNGKPLWRQSSVVPANELERLIIANT; this is encoded by the coding sequence ATGACATTTCAGGAAATAATAAATCAGGACAAACCTGTATTGGTGGACTTTTTTGCCACTTGGTGTGGCCCCTGCAAAATGATGTCGCCAATATTGGAAGACGTAAAGCAACGTGTTGGCGAAAATGCAAACATCATAAAAATTGATGTAGACAAAAACCCTCAAGCTGCATCAGCTTATCAGGTACGTGGCGTACCCACGCTTATCTTATTTAAAAACGGGAAACCGCTTTGGCGACAATCGAGCGTTGTGCCCGCAAACGAGTTAGAAAGACTGATTATAGCAAATACATAA
- a CDS encoding OsmC family protein — protein sequence MSQTHFYEVNIKWKDGRTGELSSPVLNKTIECATPPEFPNGVPGVWSPEHLFVAAINSCYMATFLAIASNFKVEIENFSCKTIARLEMVEGKYLITQAEMFPVIKLINPGTDMDKAMRVAEKAKAGCLVTNSMKTEITLTPEIA from the coding sequence ATGTCACAAACACATTTTTACGAAGTAAACATCAAATGGAAAGATGGCAGAACAGGCGAACTGTCATCGCCGGTATTAAACAAAACTATTGAATGCGCTACACCACCGGAATTTCCTAATGGCGTTCCCGGTGTATGGTCGCCAGAACATCTTTTTGTAGCAGCTATTAACAGTTGCTATATGGCAACCTTCCTGGCAATTGCTTCTAATTTTAAAGTAGAAATCGAAAACTTTAGTTGTAAAACAATTGCCAGATTGGAAATGGTAGAAGGAAAATACCTCATCACGCAGGCAGAAATGTTTCCGGTAATAAAATTGATTAATCCCGGAACCGATATGGATAAGGCCATGCGTGTTGCCGAAAAAGCAAAAGCTGGCTGTTTAGTAACCAACTCAATGAAAACAGAAATTACATTAACGCCTGAAATTGCCTAA
- a CDS encoding sulfite exporter TauE/SafE family protein, with protein sequence MDIAGYLASILIGISLGLIGGGGSILTVPVLVYLFHIDAVLATAYSLFIVGTTSVVGSFSYFKKGLVNFRTAVAFGIPSIIAVFLTRAFIVPAIPQEIFSIGSFIITKNIFLMLLFAVLMFFASYSMIKKCKGEDCLPSKTAPKRTSLVIIQGLFVGIVTGLIGAGGGFLIIPALVNLLHLDIKKAIGTSLVIIAVNSLFGFAVSATHLTVEWIFLLKILALAIIGVLIGSFISKKIDGKKLKPAFGWFVLSMGIYIMIKEIIVK encoded by the coding sequence ATGGATATAGCAGGTTATTTAGCATCAATTTTAATAGGTATTTCATTAGGGCTAATCGGGGGTGGCGGCAGCATTCTTACCGTTCCTGTTTTAGTCTATTTATTTCATATAGATGCAGTTTTAGCAACCGCCTATTCTCTTTTCATTGTTGGAACTACCAGCGTTGTAGGCTCATTCTCTTATTTCAAAAAAGGGTTGGTTAACTTTAGAACGGCTGTTGCATTTGGCATCCCGTCTATTATAGCCGTTTTTTTAACAAGGGCTTTTATTGTTCCCGCCATACCGCAGGAAATTTTTAGCATCGGCAGTTTTATCATTACCAAAAACATTTTCTTGATGTTGCTTTTTGCTGTATTGATGTTTTTTGCGTCTTACAGTATGATAAAAAAGTGTAAAGGAGAAGATTGCCTGCCTTCCAAAACAGCCCCTAAGCGCACTTCATTAGTTATTATCCAAGGATTATTTGTGGGTATAGTTACCGGGCTTATCGGTGCAGGTGGCGGTTTTTTAATAATCCCTGCCCTGGTTAATCTGCTACATTTAGATATTAAGAAAGCAATCGGAACCTCACTGGTCATTATTGCGGTCAATTCACTTTTTGGATTTGCTGTATCGGCTACACATCTAACGGTTGAATGGATTTTTCTTCTCAAAATTTTGGCACTGGCTATTATCGGGGTGCTGATAGGAAGCTTTATCTCTAAAAAAATTGATGGTAAAAAATTGAAACCTGCTTTCGGTTGGTTTGTGCTGTCAATGGGTATTTACATTATGATCAAAGAAATCATTGTGAAATAA